In one window of Zhihengliuella sp. ISTPL4 DNA:
- a CDS encoding GNAT family N-acetyltransferase: MLPVALTTARLVLRAPTEDDVDAITEACQDPEIARWTTVPSPYFRQDAEDFVALVEQWWEDGSQTVWGVYADDVLVGMVGLHHIVEHAAGGHAELGYWVVADARGRGYLVEAARAALAWGFTELGLARIRWQAVVGNVPSARAARALGFRFEGTMRQGLTSQRGREDGWGAALLRDDDRTPVEWPVL; the protein is encoded by the coding sequence ATGCTTCCGGTCGCCCTCACCACCGCACGACTCGTCCTCCGCGCCCCGACGGAGGACGACGTCGACGCGATCACCGAGGCGTGCCAGGACCCGGAGATCGCGCGGTGGACGACGGTGCCCTCCCCCTACTTCCGCCAGGACGCGGAGGACTTCGTCGCCCTCGTGGAGCAGTGGTGGGAGGACGGCTCGCAGACCGTCTGGGGTGTCTACGCCGACGACGTCCTCGTGGGCATGGTCGGACTGCACCACATCGTCGAGCACGCGGCCGGCGGTCACGCCGAGCTCGGCTACTGGGTCGTCGCGGACGCCCGCGGCCGTGGCTACCTCGTCGAGGCCGCGCGCGCCGCGCTCGCCTGGGGATTCACGGAGCTCGGCCTCGCCCGCATCCGCTGGCAGGCCGTCGTGGGCAACGTCCCGTCCGCCCGCGCCGCCCGTGCCCTCGGCTTCCGGTTCGAGGGCACCATGCGCCAGGGGCTCACCAGCCAGCGCGGACGCGAGGACGGCTGGGGCGCCGCCCTGCTGCGCGACGACGACCGGACCCCGGTGGAGTGGCCGGTGCTCTGA
- a CDS encoding Fpg/Nei family DNA glycosylase: MPEMPEVEGLVAFLGERTTGRTITRASVAAIAALKTYDPPISALEGAAITGAKRRGKFVVLSCGSELHLVFHLAKAGWLRWYDTLPTTLLKPGKSPIALRIALDDGSGFDLTETGTKKSLAVYVVRDPAEVPGIARLGPDPLDPSFTRDAFAALLDDRRMQIKGLLRDQGVIAGIGNAYSDEILHAARMSPYAIAGTLDDAEVDRLFAAMQETLAEAVAAAAGKPPADLKDAKRRGMRVHARRGEACPVCGDEVRSVFFADRSLEYCPTCQTGGKVLADRRLSRLLK; this comes from the coding sequence ATGCCTGAGATGCCGGAGGTCGAAGGACTCGTCGCGTTCCTCGGCGAGCGCACGACCGGACGCACGATCACCCGTGCCTCCGTGGCCGCGATCGCCGCGCTGAAGACGTACGACCCGCCGATCTCGGCACTGGAAGGCGCGGCGATCACCGGGGCGAAGCGCCGCGGCAAGTTCGTCGTGCTGTCCTGCGGGTCCGAGCTGCACCTCGTCTTCCACCTGGCGAAGGCCGGATGGCTGCGCTGGTACGACACCCTGCCGACCACGCTCCTCAAGCCGGGCAAGTCGCCGATCGCGCTGCGGATCGCCCTCGACGACGGCAGCGGTTTCGACCTGACGGAAACCGGGACGAAGAAGTCGCTGGCCGTGTACGTCGTCCGCGACCCCGCGGAGGTGCCGGGCATCGCCCGCCTCGGCCCGGACCCTCTCGACCCGTCCTTCACCCGCGATGCCTTCGCCGCGCTGCTGGACGACCGCCGGATGCAGATCAAGGGCCTGCTCCGCGACCAGGGCGTGATCGCGGGCATCGGCAACGCCTACTCGGACGAGATCCTGCATGCGGCCCGCATGTCGCCGTACGCGATCGCCGGCACGCTCGACGACGCCGAGGTCGATCGGCTGTTCGCGGCGATGCAGGAGACCCTCGCCGAGGCTGTCGCGGCCGCCGCGGGCAAGCCTCCGGCTGATCTCAAGGACGCCAAGCGCCGCGGCATGCGGGTGCACGCCCGCCGCGGTGAGGCGTGTCCGGTCTGCGGCGACGAGGTGCGCAGCGTCTTCTTCGCCGACCGCTCCCTGGAGTACTGCCCGACCTGTCAGACCGGCGGCAAGGTTCTCGCCGACCGGCGGCTGTCCCGCCTGCTCAAGTGA